One genomic segment of Elgaria multicarinata webbii isolate HBS135686 ecotype San Diego chromosome 9, rElgMul1.1.pri, whole genome shotgun sequence includes these proteins:
- the PLBD1 gene encoding phospholipase B-like 1: protein MARFSGAGASSTTTFSSNGCRWWFCSWGLFLLCAVAETRADIHYATVYWLKAEKSFQVKDVLDKSGDAYGYYNDTVHSTGWGILEIKAGYGSQTINNEDLMFAAGFLEGYLTASHMCDHIANLYPQLIKNFVIEKEVKHFMGKQDQWTRQQIKNNKDDPFWRHAGYIIAQLDGLYMGTVEWAKQQKRTPLNAFQVSFLNAVGDLLDLIPALFSDSAGSNYNVMSGGSRRYQWEMGHCSALIKVLPGYENIYFAHSSWFTYAATLRIYKHWDFKIDDPQTSAGRASFSSYPGFLVSLDDFYILGSGLIMLQTTNSVYNHSLLRQIVPESLFAWQRVRIANMMADSGKTWAQTFEKQNSGTYNNQYMVLDTNKVKLQRSLDDGTLYVIEQIPKLVEYSDQTNILRKGYWPSYNVPFHENIYNMSGYAEYVKKYGLDFSYEMAPRAKIFRRDQGNVTDMGSMKYIMRYNNYKKDPYARNNPCSTICCREDLNPKTPVPAGCYDSKVADINMAAKFTAYAINGPPVEEDLPVFNWTRFNRTKHQGLPDSYNFDFITMKPVL from the exons ATATCCACTATGCAACTGTATATTGGTTGAAAGCTGAGAAGTCCTTCCAGGTTAAGGATGTATTGGACAAGAGTGGTGATGCTTATGGCTATTATAACGACACTGTACATTCCACAGGGTGGGGGATTCTTGAGATCAAAGCAGGCTATGGTAGCCAGACCATAAATAATGAAGACCTCATGTTTGCTGCAGGCTTCTTGGAGGGCTATCTCACTGCTTC ACATATGTGTGACCATATTGCAAACCTGTATCCACAACTGATTAAAAATTTTGTCATTGAGAAAGAAGTTAAACATTTTATGGG GAAACAAGATCAGTGGACCAgacaacaaataaaaaataacaaggaTGACCCATTCTGGAGACATGCAGGGTACATTATTGCCCAGTTGGATGGGCTGTACATGGGAACTGTGGAGTGGGCTAAACAACAGAAAAGAACG CCTCTCAATGCCTTTCAAGTTAGTTTCCTCAATGCAGTTGGAGATCTGCTTGACCTCATTCCTGCCTTATTCTCAGATTCAGCAGGGTCTAACTATAATGTTATGTCGGGAGGCTCTCGGAGATACCAGTGGGAAATGGGTCATTGCTCAGCTCTGATCAAG GTCCTCCCTGGATATGAGAATATCTACTTCGCTCATTCGAGCTGGTTCACATATGCAGCTACTTTGAGAATATATAAGCACTGGGACTTCAAAATTGATGATCCACAAACAAGCGCAGGGCGTGCATCTTTTAGCAGCTACCCAG GTTTTTTGGTATCCTTAGATGACTTTTATATACTTGGCAGTGGCTTGATCATGTTGCAGACCACAAATAGTGTATACAACCATTCTCTTCTTAGACAAATAGTACCTGAGAGCCTGTTTGCATGGCAGAGAGTCCGTATCGCCAACATGATGGCAGACTCTGGAAAGACCTGGGCACAAACATTTGAAAAGCAAAACTCTG GTACCTATAATAACCAATACATGGTCTTGGACACAAACAAAGTCAAACTGCAAAGGAGTCTTGATGATGGAACTCTCTATGTCATTGAACAGATCCCCAAACTTGTGGAATATTCTGATCAGACAAATATTCTCCGTAAAG GATACTGGCCTTCCTACAATGTACCTTTCCATGAAAATATATACAATATGAGTGGATATGCAGAGTATGTTAAAAAATATGGCCTGGACTTTTCTTATGAGATGGCTCCTAGAGCAAAAATCTTCCGGCGGGACCAGGGAAACGTAACAGACATGGGGAGCATGAAGTATATCATGAGATACAACA ACTACAAGAAAGATCCCTATGCCAGGAACAATCCCTGCAGTACCATTTGCTGTCGGGAAGACTTGAACCCCAAGACTCCAGTTCCTGCTGGCTGCTATGACTCTAAG GTAGCAGACATCAATATGGCTGCAAAGTTTACAGCCTATGCCATCAATGGCCCACCTGTGGAGGAAGACCTGCCTGTCTTCAACTGGACCCGTTTCAACCGAACGAAGCACCAGGGCTTGCCAGACTCTTATAACTTTGATTTCATCACTATGAAACCAGTGCTGTGA